A single window of Sebastes umbrosus isolate fSebUmb1 chromosome 16, fSebUmb1.pri, whole genome shotgun sequence DNA harbors:
- the six6a gene encoding homeobox protein SIX6a — translation MFQLPILNFSPQQVAGVCETLEESGDVERLGRFLWSLPVAPAACEVLNKNESVLRARAVVAFHTGNFRELYHILENHKFTKESHTKLQALWLEAHYQEAEKLRGRPLGPVDKYRVRKKFPLPRTIWDGEQKTHCFKERTRHLLREWYLQDPYPNPSKKRELAQATGLTPTQVGNWFKNRRQRDRAAAAKNRLQQQVLSGGSVRSLADEDGTVDRLGNSSSPEASLSSKAAASAISISITSSDSECDI, via the exons ATGTTTCAGCTGCCCATCTTGAATTTCAGCCCCCAGCAGGTCGCCGGGGTCTGCGAGACTCTGGAGGAGAGCGGCGACGTGGAGCGCCTCGGCCGCTTCCTCTGGTCGCTGCCGGTGGCTCCGGCGGCCTGCGAGGTCCTCAACAAGAACGAGTCGGTGCTGAGGGCCCGGGCCGTCGTCGCCTTCCACACGGGCAACTTCCGTGAACTCTACCACATCCTGGAGAACCACAAGTTCACCAAGGAGTCGCACACGAAGCTGCAGGCGCTGTGGCTGGAGGCGCACTACCAGGAGGCGGAGAAGCTGCGAGGACGCCCGCTGGGGCCGGTGGACAAATACCGGGTGAGGAAGAAGTTCCCACTGCCCAGAACCATATGGGATGGAGAGCAGAAGACCCACTGCTTCAAGGAGAGGACCAGGCACTTGTTGAGAGAATGGTATTTGCAGGATCCCTACCCGAACCCCAGTAAAAAGAGGGAGCTTGCACAGGCGACAGGACTTACACCCACACAAGTAGGAAACTGGTTCAAAAACcgcagacaaagagacagagcaGCGGCTGCGAAGAACAG GCTCCAGCAGCAGGTCCTGTCCGGCGGCTCGGTTCGCTCCCTGGCGGACGAGGACGGCACCGTGGACCGCCTGGGCAACTCGTCCAGCCCGGAGGCTAGTCTGTCCAGCAAAGCAGCCGCTTcagccatctccatctccatcacctCCAGCGACAGTGAATGTGACATCTGA